The following are encoded together in the Xiphophorus hellerii strain 12219 chromosome 3, Xiphophorus_hellerii-4.1, whole genome shotgun sequence genome:
- the LOC116716872 gene encoding gamma-aminobutyric acid type B receptor subunit 2-like isoform X2 encodes MLGGACPSVTSLIARALPALGLLQVSFEAPPPSLSNRKWYRHLVSTAPPVRAMNLATVKLLQRYRWRRVGLLTQDRPGLAEMTRDLIRQLLRADVQLAAAERFSGDACSGLRRLQDEDVRIIVGHFEDGSVTDVFCCAFRLGLFGPRYQWILAAGRPSGWRLGWQPSSCSASSLLTAADGSFRLQVRQLSSTDTPGVSGRTPQEYLELYLKQLNQEGSEVNPLHAFAYDAVWLAARVLVQVKETARKFGSLRNVSVGEEEEGKMLLEAVKSTHFEGVTGPVSFRNGERMTVIELIQFQGDSGVLVGEFNTSHQQVRVLNQLLRFKGPGPARDQTLVRQQPLRVGLLLYCVLSAAAVGTIFITLTVLCIIIIGRWRWPRRPGASPQDELLLLGLLLSSASVLFSGLDRTSLPDPTLEIFCSNQLQETGRVQLWILLLDLLVLTSWQILDPLRWEVLQHRLEDSAADQDVVIQSFSERCSSANMELWLTAVCGFKAPLLGLGCFLAWNIRAAAVSGRLLAVSMFSLTGFSASAAAGSLLTSSDPAAQFCLCSIFILSCNLFILMGLFAPQVFCLLSSSCSNSSCSSGELQQVELQADAAEEAGVERLRRRNQELRSQSGQLDVQIETIAMELSATLQQETGCGAAPQLCTARPPAEENINSPERVRRRLSMQLPILHHSYLPVVGGVRSSSSSLFGEQEVVAPRHQDHFLYS; translated from the exons ATGCTGGGGGGGGCGTGTCCATCTGTGACATCACTCATCGCTCGCGCTCTGCCGGCGCTCGGACTCCTGCAG GTGTCCTTCGAGGCTCCGCCCCCCAGCCTgtccaacaggaagtggtacCGGCACCTGGTCAGCACGGCGCCGCCGGTCCGCGCCATGAACCTGGCCACGGTGAAGCTGCTGCAGCGCTACAGGTGGAGGAGGGTCGGGCTGCTGACCCAGGACCGGCCGGGACTCGCTGAG ATGACCAGAGATCTGATCCGGCAGCTTCTGAGGGCTGACGTCCAGCTGGCCGCCGCCGAGCGCTTCTCTGGAGACGCCTGCAGCGGCCTGAGGAGGCTGCAG GATGAAGATGTCCGCATCATCGTCGGACATTTTGAAGATGGTTCTGTGACAGACGTGTTCTGCTGT GCGTTCAGACTGGGCCTGTTCGGACCTCGGTACCAGTGGATTCTGGCCGCTGGACGACCTTCTGGGTGGAGGCTGGGATGGCAGCCCTCCAGCTGCTCTGCTAGCAGCCTGCTAACGGCGGCGGACGGATCCTTCAGGCTGCAGGTCAGACAGCTCAGCAGCACCGACACGCCTGGAGTCTCCGGACGG ACTCCTCAGGAGTACCTGGAGTTGTACCTGAAGCAGCTGAACCAGgaagggtcagaggtcaacccCCTCCATGCCTTCGCCTACGATGCGGTTTGGCTCGCCGCccgggttctggttcaggtGAAGGAGACGGCGAGAAAGTTCGGCTCTCTGAGGAACGTCTCTGttggtgaggaagaagaggggaAGATGCTGCTGGAGGCCGTGAAGAGCACACATTTCGAAGGAGTAACA GGTCCGGTTTCCTTCCGGAACGGCGAGAGAATGACGGTGATCGAGCTGATCCAGTTTCAGG GGGACAGCGGAGTTCTGGTGGGCGAGTTCAACACAAGTCACCAGCAGGTCCGAGTCCTGAACCAGCTGCTCAGGTTCAAAG gTCCGGGTCCGGCCAGAGACCAGACTCTGGTCCGGCAGCAGCCCCTCCGGGTCGGCCTCCTCCTCTACTGCGTCCTATCGGCAGCCGCTGTTGGAACCATCTTCATCACCCTGACGGTCCtctgcatcatcatcatcggcCGCTGGCGCTG GCCCCGGCGGCCCGGAGCTTCTCCCCAGGATGAGCTGCTCCTGCTGGGCCTCCTGCTGTCCTCCGCCTCGGTCCTGTTCTCCGGACTGGACCGGACCTCGCTGCCGGACCCGACGCTGGAGATATTCTGCTCT aaccagctgcagGAAACGGGCCGCGTTCAGCTCTGGATCCTCCTTTtggacctgctggttctgacctCCTGGCAGATCCTGGATCCGCTCAGATGGGAGGTTCTGCAGCACCGGCTGGAG GACTCGGCGGCTGATCAGGACGTCGTCATTCAGTCGTTCTCTGAACGCTGCAGCAGCGCCAACATGGAGCTGTGGCTCACCGCCGTCTGCGGATTCAAAGCTCCTCTGCTG GGCCTGGGCTGCTTCCTGGCCTGGAACATCCGGGCCGCGGCGGTCAGCGGTCGGCTCCTGGCCGTCAGCATGTTCTCCCTCACCGGGTTCAGCGCCTCCGCAGCGGCGGGGTCGCTGCTGACCTCCAGTGACCCCGCCGCCCAGTTCTGTCTGTGCAGCATCTTCATCCTCAGCTGCAACCTCTTCATCCTCATGGGCCTGTTCGCTCCTCAG GTTTTCTGCTtgctgagcagcagctgcagcaacagcagctgcagcagcgggGAGCTGCAGCAGGTGGAGCTGCAGGCTGACGCTGCAGAAGAAGCGGGTGTTGAGCGTCTGAGGAGGAGAAACCAGGAGCTGCGGAGTCAAAGCGGCCAG CTGGACGTCCAGATTGAAACCATCGCCATGGAGCTTTCTGCCACGCTGCAACAGGAAACGG GATGTGGAGCGGCGCCTCAGCTCTGCACGGCGAGACCTCCAGCTGAGGAGAACATCAACTCCCCAGAGCG CGTCCGGCGCCGGCTCTCCATGCAGCTGCCCATCCTCCATCACTCCTACCTCCCCGTCGTCGGTGGCGTCcgctccagcagctccagcctCTTCGGCGAACAGGAAGTTGTCGCTCCCCGCCATCAGGACCACTTCCTGTATAGCTGA
- the LOC116716872 gene encoding gamma-aminobutyric acid type B receptor subunit 2-like isoform X1 produces MLGGACPSVTSLIARALPALGLLQVSFEAPPPSLSNRKWYRHLVSTAPPVRAMNLATVKLLQRYRWRRVGLLTQDRPGLAEMTRDLIRQLLRADVQLAAAERFSGDACSGLRRLQDEDVRIIVGHFEDGSVTDVFCCAFRLGLFGPRYQWILAAGRPSGWRLGWQPSSCSASSLLTAADGSFRLQVRQLSSTDTPGVSGRTPQEYLELYLKQLNQEGSEVNPLHAFAYDAVWLAARVLVQVKETARKFGSLRNVSVGEEEEGKMLLEAVKSTHFEGVTGPVSFRNGERMTVIELIQFQGDSGVLVGEFNTSHQQVRVLNQLLRFKGPGPARDQTLVRQQPLRVGLLLYCVLSAAAVGTIFITLTVLCIIIIGRWRWPRRPGASPQDELLLLGLLLSSASVLFSGLDRTSLPDPTLEIFCSVRLWTLSLGHTVGLAALLTRTWRVYFVCSVRLKNQLQETGRVQLWILLLDLLVLTSWQILDPLRWEVLQHRLEDSAADQDVVIQSFSERCSSANMELWLTAVCGFKAPLLGLGCFLAWNIRAAAVSGRLLAVSMFSLTGFSASAAAGSLLTSSDPAAQFCLCSIFILSCNLFILMGLFAPQVFCLLSSSCSNSSCSSGELQQVELQADAAEEAGVERLRRRNQELRSQSGQLDVQIETIAMELSATLQQETGCGAAPQLCTARPPAEENINSPERVRRRLSMQLPILHHSYLPVVGGVRSSSSSLFGEQEVVAPRHQDHFLYS; encoded by the exons ATGCTGGGGGGGGCGTGTCCATCTGTGACATCACTCATCGCTCGCGCTCTGCCGGCGCTCGGACTCCTGCAG GTGTCCTTCGAGGCTCCGCCCCCCAGCCTgtccaacaggaagtggtacCGGCACCTGGTCAGCACGGCGCCGCCGGTCCGCGCCATGAACCTGGCCACGGTGAAGCTGCTGCAGCGCTACAGGTGGAGGAGGGTCGGGCTGCTGACCCAGGACCGGCCGGGACTCGCTGAG ATGACCAGAGATCTGATCCGGCAGCTTCTGAGGGCTGACGTCCAGCTGGCCGCCGCCGAGCGCTTCTCTGGAGACGCCTGCAGCGGCCTGAGGAGGCTGCAG GATGAAGATGTCCGCATCATCGTCGGACATTTTGAAGATGGTTCTGTGACAGACGTGTTCTGCTGT GCGTTCAGACTGGGCCTGTTCGGACCTCGGTACCAGTGGATTCTGGCCGCTGGACGACCTTCTGGGTGGAGGCTGGGATGGCAGCCCTCCAGCTGCTCTGCTAGCAGCCTGCTAACGGCGGCGGACGGATCCTTCAGGCTGCAGGTCAGACAGCTCAGCAGCACCGACACGCCTGGAGTCTCCGGACGG ACTCCTCAGGAGTACCTGGAGTTGTACCTGAAGCAGCTGAACCAGgaagggtcagaggtcaacccCCTCCATGCCTTCGCCTACGATGCGGTTTGGCTCGCCGCccgggttctggttcaggtGAAGGAGACGGCGAGAAAGTTCGGCTCTCTGAGGAACGTCTCTGttggtgaggaagaagaggggaAGATGCTGCTGGAGGCCGTGAAGAGCACACATTTCGAAGGAGTAACA GGTCCGGTTTCCTTCCGGAACGGCGAGAGAATGACGGTGATCGAGCTGATCCAGTTTCAGG GGGACAGCGGAGTTCTGGTGGGCGAGTTCAACACAAGTCACCAGCAGGTCCGAGTCCTGAACCAGCTGCTCAGGTTCAAAG gTCCGGGTCCGGCCAGAGACCAGACTCTGGTCCGGCAGCAGCCCCTCCGGGTCGGCCTCCTCCTCTACTGCGTCCTATCGGCAGCCGCTGTTGGAACCATCTTCATCACCCTGACGGTCCtctgcatcatcatcatcggcCGCTGGCGCTG GCCCCGGCGGCCCGGAGCTTCTCCCCAGGATGAGCTGCTCCTGCTGGGCCTCCTGCTGTCCTCCGCCTCGGTCCTGTTCTCCGGACTGGACCGGACCTCGCTGCCGGACCCGACGCTGGAGATATTCTGCTCT GTCCGTCTGTGGACTCTGTCGCTGGGTCACACTGTGGGCTTGGCGGCGCTGCTCACCAGAACCTGGAGGGTCTACTTCGTCTGCAGCGTCCGGCTGAAG aaccagctgcagGAAACGGGCCGCGTTCAGCTCTGGATCCTCCTTTtggacctgctggttctgacctCCTGGCAGATCCTGGATCCGCTCAGATGGGAGGTTCTGCAGCACCGGCTGGAG GACTCGGCGGCTGATCAGGACGTCGTCATTCAGTCGTTCTCTGAACGCTGCAGCAGCGCCAACATGGAGCTGTGGCTCACCGCCGTCTGCGGATTCAAAGCTCCTCTGCTG GGCCTGGGCTGCTTCCTGGCCTGGAACATCCGGGCCGCGGCGGTCAGCGGTCGGCTCCTGGCCGTCAGCATGTTCTCCCTCACCGGGTTCAGCGCCTCCGCAGCGGCGGGGTCGCTGCTGACCTCCAGTGACCCCGCCGCCCAGTTCTGTCTGTGCAGCATCTTCATCCTCAGCTGCAACCTCTTCATCCTCATGGGCCTGTTCGCTCCTCAG GTTTTCTGCTtgctgagcagcagctgcagcaacagcagctgcagcagcgggGAGCTGCAGCAGGTGGAGCTGCAGGCTGACGCTGCAGAAGAAGCGGGTGTTGAGCGTCTGAGGAGGAGAAACCAGGAGCTGCGGAGTCAAAGCGGCCAG CTGGACGTCCAGATTGAAACCATCGCCATGGAGCTTTCTGCCACGCTGCAACAGGAAACGG GATGTGGAGCGGCGCCTCAGCTCTGCACGGCGAGACCTCCAGCTGAGGAGAACATCAACTCCCCAGAGCG CGTCCGGCGCCGGCTCTCCATGCAGCTGCCCATCCTCCATCACTCCTACCTCCCCGTCGTCGGTGGCGTCcgctccagcagctccagcctCTTCGGCGAACAGGAAGTTGTCGCTCCCCGCCATCAGGACCACTTCCTGTATAGCTGA
- the rpp25l gene encoding ribonuclease P protein subunit p25-like protein, with the protein MENYSRARVVEQPCVSPFADLPDTPEVRVRDGSKIRNLLRFALSRLEAGPGRAQKEGEEAGSGPGPSPAPPCGRLLFSASGRAVSKAITCAEVVKRRLTGLHQLTRLSQSTVLEVWEPLEAGAGLDSLTVSRKLPAVWILLSREPLDPEQPGYQAPGRYDALWAPEGAGGPGAGLRRRRGGGGGRGKGSGRHTGRSREPGKGQ; encoded by the coding sequence atgGAGAACTACAGCCGGGCCCGGGTCGTGGAGCAGCCGTGCGTCTCTCCGTTCGCCGATCTTCCCGACACGCCGGAGGTCCGGGTCAGAGACGGCAGCAAGATCCGGAACCTGCTGCGCTTTGCCCTGAGCCGGCTGgaggccgggccgggccgggcccaGAAGGAAGGGGAAGAGgccggttctggtcctggtcccaGCCCCGCTCCGCCCTGCGGTCGGCTGCTGTTCAGCGCCAGCGGCCGGGCCGTTTCCAAGGCGATCACCTGCGCAGAGGTGGTGAAGCGGCGCCTGACGGGGCTTCACCAGCTGACCCGGCTGTCCCAGTCCACGGTTCTGGAGGTGTGGGAGCCACTGGAGGCCGGCGCCGGCTTGGACAGCCTGACCGTCAGCAGGAAGCTGCCGGCCGTCTGGATCCTGCTCTCCCGGGAGCCGCTGGACCCGGAGCAGCCCGGCTACCAGGCGCCGGGGCGCTACGACGCCCTGTGGGCCCCGGAGGGCGCCGGCGGGCCGGGCGCCGGGCTCcgcaggaggagaggaggaggaggaggaagagggaaggGCTCCGGCCGACACACCGGCCGCTCCAGAGAGCCTGGCAAAGGACAGTAG